In the genome of Methanobrevibacter sp., the window AGAAGTGCAGATTCCCAGAGGTTTTTTTCTAGGACTGATTTGAAAAGCTATATTGTTTTCTAAAACAGGATTATCAGAATAAATTCCGCACAAAACTTTCCGATTATTGATAAGTGCAATATCTCCCCCATTTTCAACAATGGAATATTTTGAATCTCTGCTGATTAAATAATCCAGGGACAATTGGGAAATTGCACCTGCAACACAAGCCATCGGGCCGACATCACAAACACATGACGCATCAATCATGGTTTTGACTATCAAAGAAAGTCTGCCGTTAACACTAATCGGCTCCAGAGAGAGTAGAAAATCCTGATTTTTTAAAATAAAGTTTTTTAAATCTCTTCTGATTGAAAAGATGTATCTTTTTAAATCATGATTGTCCAAATCAGTGGTTAACCTGATATGGGTTTCATCCAAATTAATTTCAGAGTGATTCATATATTTAATATTTTATTAACAAACACCTATTAATTTTTTGACAAGCAAAAATTCAAAAACAGCGAAAAATTCTGAATTATGCAAATGAAACCTAAATCATTAATATAATCATGACAAGAAAGAAAATATCACAATACTTTAAGAAAAACAGTTATTTCAGCATCAATTAAAAAAAAGAAAAAAAGTAATGGTTAAAAAATAACCATTAATTAAAATATTTAGTTATTCAACTTTTCTAACAGCAATTAATGTCAAAAGACATAACAATATTGCAAATATTGGATTACCAGTTGG includes:
- a CDS encoding UPF0280 family protein, producing the protein MNHSEINLDETHIRLTTDLDNHDLKRYIFSIRRDLKNFILKNQDFLLSLEPISVNGRLSLIVKTMIDASCVCDVGPMACVAGAISQLSLDYLISRDSKYSIVENGGDIALINNRKVLCGIYSDNPVLENNIAFQISPRKKPLGICTSSGKIGHSISFGKSDSVSVISKSPAMADGLATRIANECNGDTSEDKVFSALECGEKYREFFDGALIISDENVGTIGRLPKLVETDDFDI